In Triticum aestivum cultivar Chinese Spring unplaced genomic scaffold, IWGSC CS RefSeq v2.1 scaffold56755, whole genome shotgun sequence, a single genomic region encodes these proteins:
- the LOC123172354 gene encoding uncharacterized protein: MAGRRRSRSRIHTSDDDDGATRPSRRRRRAEVAVPLPDGGDTLSESLQDDSRPPPAPSESLPLPLDMLWKILLLLPPQPSSRLRASAVSRRWRGVATDPNFKSQFRVHRRNCKPPPILGLFVRRWKMEFRQGFLHPSDRVPAERFSIPSRYDIRGCRHGRVLAVHREYAKLLVFAPLSGEVCTLSVPDEFRPPSCFHLNGAVLCDANDHGHVHGMCHQSPFKVVLLSRYSMEDRFITSVYSSRSKKWSVVVSKEAPCSVDSDVPAILVNNRLYWLLSSKARGLLEFDLDRQSLTVIEWPTSMIDSGSHGMIKTEEGAVGLVRFSFPSLEIWQRKINQGVATWLDPRIVDMHNVLGIPPQIGRRRWPCSLRGYEEENHVIILYVDDSAYMVDLKSMQSTKLDGSRSMNRCHPFTSFYPPDMAI, translated from the exons ATggccggccgccgccgcagccgatcCCGAATCCAcaccagcgacgacgacgacggggcgacccgtcccagccgccgccgccgccgcgcggagGTGGCTGTCCCTCTGCCGGACGGCGGCGATACCCTGTCGGAGTCGCTGCAGGACGACAGCAGACCTCCTCCTGCGCCATCGGAGTCGCTGCCGTTGCCGTTGGACATGCTTTGGAAGATCCTCCTCCTTCTGCCACCGCAGCCGTCCTCCCGCCTCCGCGCATCCGCCGTCTCCCGGCGCTGGCGAGGCGTCGCCACCGACCCCAACTTTAAAAGCCAGTTCCGTGTCCACCGCAGGAACTGCAAGCCGCCACCCATTCTCGGATTATTTGTGCGCCGATGGAAGATGGAGTTCAGGCAGGGCTTCCTCCACCCTTCCGACCGTGTCCCTGCCGAGCGCTTCTCCATCCCGTCCCGCTACGACATCCGTGGGTGCCGACATGGTCGTGTGCTCGCTGTACACCGTGAGTATGCAAAGCTTCTTGTGTTTGCCCCACTCTCTGGCGAGGTGTGCACCCTGTCCGTTCCCGATGAGTTCAGGCCACCGTCTTGCTTCCACCTCAATGGGGCGGTGCTCTGTGATGCCAACGACCACGGCCATGTTCATGGCATGTGCCACCAGAGCCCCTTCAAGGTGGTATTGCTTTCAAGGTATTCTATGGAAGATCGATTCATTACCTCTGTTTACTCGTCAAGGTCCAAAAAATGGAGTGTCGTCGTTTCAAAAGAGGCTCCATGCTCCGTTGATTCTGACGTTCCGGCGATCCTGGTTAATAATCGACTCTACTGGCTGCTTTCGTCTAAAGCCCGTGGTCTCCTTGAGTTTGATTTGGATAGGCAGAGCCTAACTGTGATCGAGTGGCCTACTAGTATGATTGATTCCGGAAGCCATGGGATGATCAAAACAGAGGAAGGCGCAGTTGGCTTGGTCAGGTTTTCATTCCCGAGCCTAGAAATATGGCAGAGGAAGATCAATCAGGGTGTTGCCACGTGGTTGGATCCAAGGATAGTTGATATGCATAACGTTCTTGGGATCCCCCCTCAGATTGGTAGGAGAAGATGGCCATGCAGTTTGAGAGGCTATGAGGAGGAAAACCATGTGATCATTCTGTATGTTGATGATAGTGCCTACATGGTTGATCTTAAGTCAATGCAATCCACAAAACTTGATGGAAGCCGTTCGATGAATCGCTGTCACCCTTTCACCAGTTTCTATCCACCAG ACATGGCCATATAA